CTGCCCCGGCGGCGCTGCCGCGGCTGAACGAGATCCGCATCGACGGCTGGGTGCTCGGCTTCACCGCCATGGTCTCGCTGCTGACCGGCCTCCTGTTCGGACTCGCCCCGGCGCTGCAGGCCGGCTCCGCCGATCAAAACGACAGCCTCAAGGAAGGCGGGAGAGCCGGAGGCGGCGCGCCGCGCCAGCGCCTGCGCGCCCTGCTGGTGGTCGGGGAAGTGGCCATCTCCCTGGTTCTGCTGATCGGAGCGGGGCTGCTGGTGCGAAGCTTCCTGAGGGTGACGGGGGACGATCGGGGATTCGACGGCTCGCGCGTCCTGACCGCGACCCTGGCGCTGCCCAACGCTTCCTATTCCGACACCGCCCGACAGACGGCCTTCTACGCGCAGCTCGTGGAGAAGGTCGGCGCTCTGCCGGACGTGGAGGCGGCGGGAATCGTCAGCCATCTGCCCCTGGGCGGCGACAACACCAACAGCGGCCTTCTCATCGAAGGAAAGACCTTTCCCGATAACGAGCCGCCGCTTGCCGACGATCGGCTCGTCAGCCCCGATTACTTTCGGGCGATGGGAATCCCGATCCTGAAGGGGAGAGGCTTCACCGAGCACGACGACGCGTCAGCTCCCCAGGTTGCCCTGATCAACGAGACGCTGGCGCGCAAGTTCTTCCCCGGGGAAGACCCGATTGGCAAGCGCATCGGCATGAACTGGAAGATGGAGGGACTGCAGGAGGTGGTCGGAGTGGTCAAGGACGTGCGTCATGACGGACTGGACCTGCCGCTTTTCCCCACGGTCTACGTTCCCTACCGCCAGGCGATCGATCCCGGCATGACCCTCGTCGTGCGCGCCAGGAACAAGGATCCGCTGCAGCTCTCCGGCGCCGTGCGGGCGCAGGTCCATGCGATCGATCCGAACCAGCCGATCTCGAGCCTGCGCACCATGGATGAGGTGGCCTCCGAATCGGTCGGGCCGCGCCGCTTCTCCACCACGCTGTTCGGAGCCTTCGCGGCGCTGGCGCTGTTCCTCGCGGCCCTCGGCATCTACGGCGTGATCGCCTACTCGGTGACGCAGCGGACGCACGAGATCGGCATCCGCATGGCGCTGGGAGCGCGGCGGCGCGACGTGCTGCGCCTGGTGATCGGCCAGGGGCTGCAGCCGGTGGGAATCGGCGTGCTCGCGGGACTGCTGGCGGCGCTGCCCCTGACGCGGCTGTTGTCCGGCCTCCTCTTCGGCGTCGGCGCAACCGATCCCTGGACTTTCGCCGGCATCCCGCTGCTGCTCGCGGGAATCGGTCTGCTGGCCTGCTACTTTCCGGCCCGCCGGGCGGCGGCCGTCGACCCGCTCACGGCCTTGCGCCATGAATAAGGCGAAGCCATC
This region of Candidatus Polarisedimenticolia bacterium genomic DNA includes:
- a CDS encoding ABC transporter permease produces the protein MGALIRDIRFALRYLRKEPAFTAVAVLTLALGIGANSAIFSAVNALLLRPLPVKEPARLVLVRDVQPVAGEAPASYPEFLDWKERAKTFQDLAAYFNTTFPLTGAGEPEQLSAVRMSTSMLSMLGEHPPLGRDFRPEEESPDAERVALISRGLWHRRFGGSPEMIGKKILLAGDPFSVIGILPDAFPFGGHPDVVIPLRVKSEWAVRGLHFITVVGRLRSGPDMAQARTELETVTKALRSEGVTKHGIAITPLQDYFVSDTRPALLILFGAVGMVLLIACANIANLLLARGAGRRKEIAIRMAVGASRARLVRQFLTESVLLASLGGCLGLGMAAWGVDLLVASAPAALPRLNEIRIDGWVLGFTAMVSLLTGLLFGLAPALQAGSADQNDSLKEGGRAGGGAPRQRLRALLVVGEVAISLVLLIGAGLLVRSFLRVTGDDRGFDGSRVLTATLALPNASYSDTARQTAFYAQLVEKVGALPDVEAAGIVSHLPLGGDNTNSGLLIEGKTFPDNEPPLADDRLVSPDYFRAMGIPILKGRGFTEHDDASAPQVALINETLARKFFPGEDPIGKRIGMNWKMEGLQEVVGVVKDVRHDGLDLPLFPTVYVPYRQAIDPGMTLVVRARNKDPLQLSGAVRAQVHAIDPNQPISSLRTMDEVASESVGPRRFSTTLFGAFAALALFLAALGIYGVIAYSVTQRTHEIGIRMALGARRRDVLRLVIGQGLQPVGIGVLAGLLAALPLTRLLSGLLFGVGATDPWTFAGIPLLLAGIGLLACYFPARRAAAVDPLTALRHE